The sequence ATGTCGAGGTTGGTGCAGCTCAGCCCCTGGGCATCAAGGGTGGTGTTGGCGGCCTCCCGTGCCTGAGTCCTCGCCTCCCCCGGGGTACGTGCCAAGGAGGCGGTGCGGGCGGCGTCGTAGGCGGCCGCTTCCAGCGCCTGACGGGCGAGGTTGACCCGGCCACCGATGACGGCGCCGGCGAACAGCGCCAGGATCGCCGGCGCGACCACGGCCATCTCGATGGATGCCGATCCGCGTTGACCGCGGACCCACCGCGTCCTCATGGCGTGGTCGGCCGTTCTACCGGGCCGTGCGCGGATTTGCTGATCGTCCAGCTGAATCCGGGGAGCACGGTGACGGCCTGGCCGGTGACGGTGGCGCGCACCTCCGTTCCCGTACGCGTGACGACGACCTGCCGGTCGTCCAGCCCGACCCCAGCCGTGGACAGGAAGCCTTCGGCTCGGGTCTCGCCGGCGGCGACGGTGGACTGGTAGCCACGGGCGCCGTTGACACCCTGGGTGGCGGCAGCCAGTGCGATGGACTGGGCGAAGAAGACCAAGCCGGTCTGCACGACGGCGAAGGTCAGCAGGAGCATCGGCAGCGCGATGACGGCGAACTCCACCGGTGAGCTGCCACGGTCGCGCAGAAAGGGGTCGGCCCGCCCGCGCCGGGTTGGGCGCGGGCGGACGACGGTCGGCTTCTTCCTCACGGCTGGGTGGGGATGAGCGCGACCCAACCGTTGGCAACGGCGACGATCGCTCCGGCGACGACCACGGCGCCGGCGACGAGGATGGCGGTGATGACGGCGGTGCCGACAGGGCTGTCGCCCCGGTCGGCCTCGGCCGGATCGGTCATGTCCTGCCAGCGGGCTGCGAGGTAGGCGACAAGAGCG comes from Micromonospora purpureochromogenes and encodes:
- a CDS encoding TadE family protein yields the protein MRKKPTVVRPRPTRRGRADPFLRDRGSSPVEFAVIALPMLLLTFAVVQTGLVFFAQSIALAAATQGVNGARGYQSTVAAGETRAEGFLSTAGVGLDDRQVVVTRTGTEVRATVTGQAVTVLPGFSWTISKSAHGPVERPTTP
- a CDS encoding TadE family protein, whose amino-acid sequence is MRTRWVRGQRGSASIEMAVVAPAILALFAGAVIGGRVNLARQALEAAAYDAARTASLARTPGEARTQAREAANTTLDAQGLSCTNLDITVSTAGFDVPVGQPATVTATLNCTATFSDVALPGMPGTVPIRASFTSPLDTYRGRS